The genomic interval cacgtgtgcggtgggcctaggaaaaaggcAATAGAATGCGACAGCGGCCAGAGTGTGAGTCGAGAAACAGAGTGtgagtcgaggagccgagtgcgagttgagcgaagacagagtttgcgagtggcgttgccgagagagtgttgattgcgtTTTGGTAAAAGTCGAGTCGCTATCTAGTTATTTagttgcgctgttttctgtacgtttggcgtgaatagttcaggttgaacaacaatcgtcattttctgtctgattaacatctctattgtccactccttgtaaatacattatatcacgatattacatatttttggggGCTAGTCCGGGATTGGACAagacagaaaacgaaacggtttAACAGAGCTATTCGAGCTAGTTGTGAATTTACCGGTACGCGGTGCGGTAAAAGACGATATCGTTGACTGTTTAAGTTTGTGTAGTgtgaaaaatggcaaacgttggggacgaacgattgtcgggtgaagagggttcgacgctggaggagctgaggagtaagctcgcgcgAATGAACCTCCCTATATCGGGTGCGAGGTCAGTGCTGATTGCAAGGCTGAATCGGGCGTGTAGGGCTGGACAATCGTATCCTAAGGGATCGACGGGCGGTGAAGAGCTAATCGGTCAACGAGATTTAGGAAACGTACAGAGAGCTGAGCGTGATTGtaacgaagatgaagatgttgagaaaatgaatacgaaGGAGTTGAAGGAGCGCCTCGCTAGTTTGGGTTTGAAAACGAcgggaagaaaagtagaattacgcgcacggctacaagcggccatggatggtaacgacatatcgtcggaagaagaaagcgacgacgaaagtgaggatgaagatgacaagaaaaacgcaagaggatacaagagagatacgcgaagggtgtatcaggaccgtgaTGAATATTGTCGAAGGGCATGTGTTGGTTCGACATTGAGTTTTAGAGACGTCGAAGATGCATTAGAGTCGTTTAGTGGCGACAAAGGTGAAAATGTCGAACGATGGTTCGAGTCGTTCGAGGAAGTCGCTGATACGTGCATGTGGTCGGATGGGCAGAAGGCAGTCTACGCCAGGAAGCTGCTGAAGGGATCAGCGAAAATATTTGCGAGCTTCGAGTGTCATGCCAGGACTTGGCATGAGTTGAAGAGGGggctagtgaaagaattttcgaggaaagtcaacagtaggcaagtacatcagaaacttgaagaaacaaaaaaggagagtgatgaagcatgtttggcttacatgtaccgcatgctcgaaatagccagccatgtGGACAAAGAGGAGGAAGCAAAGGTGGAATACATAGTGGATGGAATAATAGACGACGAGAACAATAAGGCTATATTGTACGGCGCTACGTCAATCAAAGAGTTGAGGAAGAGGTTAGTGATGTACGAAGAGCAGAAGAGTCGCAGAGCAAAGTCGATTGTGAAGCCGGCTAAAACCCAGAAGAACGGGAAGCCCAGTCAATCTGTAGAtgcaatgaagaaaagaagatgcttCATTTGCGGTAGTGAGGATCATCTAAGTGTTAAGTGTCCGGAGAGGGGAGAAGGTGTTAGGTGTTCCGAGTGCAGCGGATTTGGACATATTGCAGCGAGGTGTACGGCACGACCGAAAGAGATTTGCGTAGTGTCAAGATCCGAAAAGGGGAAGTATGTGAAGGAAGTAATCGCAGGAATTAAGCTTCTATTCTCTGAAATTACTCTCAAATCTCAGAGTCAACCCTTCAAATTCTCCACACTGGATCTTCGATtcttaatatttgtaatatcgtagaatagctttgattggagatcggctgaaattagaaaacaccgtgtacgtcgtctttcgtggtttgtttacatccaagagcgcctagtaacagtgacgcgagaaaagataagcagcgtcaaaacagaagtacggttccacatttcaaggagtggcaatcgagaggccagagtatgtgagccgaaaagtgtgcgtgtgtgtgtgtgtgagaggaCGAGAGCAAGAGCGAGCACGACCGAGCAGGAGTGTATTGGCGAagatcagagctaattgagtcgtcgaagagtagagtcgttagaggtttcgagtcgtcgaagagtagagtcgtgagaattgatagagttgttagagagagagagagtgtgtgtgtgttagattcgttgtgacgagagtgatcaaataactgtaaagttatttgatatagatacgagtattgcatttagtttccgttaaataaatatcgttctctgtccaatttatatttgtatattcaatttaatattaataaattgtaagtaatcggaaAAAAAtgtctatccttattttccgatattacatatttgaagcataaattaaaaatcgacACATTGACTACTTCAAAGAAATTAGCCCGAACGAGACATAACTCGTTTATCGTGGTTTTCGCGCGAAGTAAATATGCGGTTTCTCAATCGTTGTGAGATTCCAACGACGTTAATTCTGTCGAAACGGCGACGCGCGACGACGATCGCACATTCTGTTGCTAGCGAGTGCTTGCAAATCGCGACGATATCGAGCGTAAAGACTAAGCGCAAAAATGGAGGACACTCGGCGGGGAATTGGAAATGCTCGATGACGAAAGGTATTTCAAGGTCTAATTACATCCACATCCAATTGGATCGCACCTTCGTTCGGTTGCTAGGTCAACAACCTTCGATGTTATTCAAATAATGCAACGGCTGGAGCAGCCGGTAGCGAGTcgtaaaagtttcaataaaacACGTTCCTGCTAGTGAACGTATGTTAAGACTTACACCGAGTTTTATTTCGCTACGCCGTTTACTAGTTCGAAACGATCGATTGCATAATAGTAGCTGTTTCTTTCATCTCGGAAACACGATCGTAAACGGTGACAACGATCCAGCTTATTCCTGATCGTGTTAATTTCCACGCAAACTTTGTAAACATTATACGTCGCGACGCTCTCGTTAACGCGTCATTCCCTCCAACTCGAAAGTCTTGCAACTTTGGTGATCCGTTTTCTGTGTAAAATTGGTTACGAGCATCAGGGGACTTATCGTCGTAATCggtaaattgtttattaaGGATCTACAGCTTTTAAGGATTTCTCTCTAGAGATTTAGAGATTAGAA from Bombus huntii isolate Logan2020A unplaced genomic scaffold, iyBomHunt1.1 ctg00000062.1, whole genome shotgun sequence carries:
- the LOC126876028 gene encoding uncharacterized protein LOC126876028 isoform X1, producing the protein MANVGDERLSGEEGSTLEELRSKLARMNLPISGARSVLIARLNRACRAGQSYPKGSTGGEELIGQRDLGNVQRAERDCNEDEDVEKMNTKELKERLASLGLKTTGRKVELRARLQAAMDGNDISSEEESDDESEDEDDKKNARGYKRDTRRVYQDRDEYCRRACVGSTLSFRDVEDALESFSGDKGENVERWFESFEEVADTCMWSDGQKAVYARKLLKGSAKIFASFECHARTWHELKRGLVKEFSRKVNSRQVHQKLEETKKESDEACLAYMYRMLEIASHVDKEEEAKVEYIVDGIIDDENNKAILYGATSIKELRKRLVMYEEQKSRRAKSIVKPAKTQKNGKPSQSVDAMKKRRCFICGSEDHLSVKCPERGEGVRCSECSGFGHIAARCTARPKEICVVSRSEKGKYVKEVIAGIKLLFSEITLKSQSQPFKFSTLDLRFLIFVIS